The Streptomyces sp. NBC_00483 genome contains the following window.
GGATCGGCGTACGGGGCGCGGAAGCGGACCACGAGGTGCGCGACGAGGGCGAGCGCCCCGAGCCCGGCGCCGTAGCTGAGCGCACCGCCCGGAACCCTGCTGTCCTTGGCGAGCCCGACGTCGATGTATCCGTAGACGCTGAGCAGCACGGCGACGACCAGCAGGGCCAGTTCGGTGCCCCGGCGCCGGGGGACGCGCACAGCGGGCACCGCGGAGGAGGCGTTGGTTCGCGACGTACCCGATGTGCCCGACGTACCCGATGATCCGGTCATACCGGGAACGTAGCAAGCAAGTACCTGATATCAGGTCATGTCAGCACCAGCGCGGCACGGCGCCGATGTTCTGGATGTACTTCGCGGAACCCCACGCCCATGTGCCGTCGGTGAGCAGGTACCAGTACGAGTTCCCGCCGACGCTGTCGCCCGAGGTCTTGCAGAAGATCCGGACGATCGCGCGGTACGGCTCGGAGCGGACGACCTTGGCGCCGCGGGCCGGGGCGTCGCGCAGCAGCAGCCCGGACTTGGCGGTGACGCGGCCCTTGTAGACCGGCGGCGAGTCGCCGGCGCCGGAACCGGCGGTCTGGGCGACGGCGGGGACGGCCGCGGTCGCGACGAGGGTGGCGACGGCTGCGATGCCCGTACCGAGGCGGGTGGTGAGGGACATGCGGGTCCTCCTGAGGCGGGGGTGAGGAGCGA
Protein-coding sequences here:
- a CDS encoding SH3 domain-containing protein; amino-acid sequence: MSLTTRLGTGIAAVATLVATAAVPAVAQTAGSGAGDSPPVYKGRVTAKSGLLLRDAPARGAKVVRSEPYRAIVRIFCKTSGDSVGGNSYWYLLTDGTWAWGSAKYIQNIGAVPRWC